The Mucilaginibacter mallensis genome has a segment encoding these proteins:
- a CDS encoding D-glycero-alpha-D-manno-heptose-1,7-bisphosphate 7-phosphatase — protein sequence MSAKNKAVFLDRDGVLNQEMGDYVRRMEDFHILDNFEALKTLQDKGYLLIVATNQGGLAKGWYTEDELAKMHGELRKQYHAHGVEFTDMFYCPHHPDFTGECDCRKPKPGLLLRGIEKYNLDPTQSYFIGDRERDVEAGTAAGVNGILINSDQPISTILDLIK from the coding sequence ATGTCAGCAAAAAATAAAGCAGTTTTTTTAGACCGTGATGGAGTATTGAACCAGGAAATGGGCGATTACGTTCGCCGTATGGAGGACTTTCACATACTCGATAACTTTGAGGCCTTAAAAACATTGCAGGATAAAGGATATTTGCTGATAGTTGCCACCAACCAGGGCGGCTTAGCCAAAGGCTGGTATACAGAGGATGAGCTGGCAAAAATGCATGGCGAACTAAGAAAACAATACCATGCCCACGGTGTTGAATTTACCGACATGTTCTATTGCCCACATCACCCTGATTTTACCGGTGAGTGCGACTGCCGCAAACCAAAACCGGGTTTATTATTAAGGGGAATTGAAAAATATAACCTCGACCCGACCCAATCTTATTTTATTGGCGACAGGGAGCGTGATGTAGAGGCAGGCACTGCCGCAGGTGTAAACGGAATATTAATTAACAGCGATCAACCAATAAGTACGATATTAGATTTGATAAAGTAA